A portion of the Collinsella aerofaciens genome contains these proteins:
- a CDS encoding DUF4238 domain-containing protein, with the protein MSKLPGKMTRKQHWVPRFYLRHFADSSGQLHAYSRQKGSFFRTNCENLCSMRDLYEVEHADATGDATDRFYAQNLIEVKLSELESRIAPLYDRFLERQKEDQCEDEGYSDGKAAVCELAANIIVRHPISMRVDKKWSRETAEELLRNVHLTPYELGLLDWSDWRGDSQAVVELAAAATMLFSNDDIVPVNRIRKAFFEKSFSILRAPVGSGFVTTSMPMFIIGPEDDSYDFHLAYMPLSSEYAAVFSDDPLFPPFARLGFSGVEFMNRLLLLNCEHWDVAISRGSGPLEHAVRD; encoded by the coding sequence ATGTCGAAGCTGCCCGGAAAGATGACGCGAAAGCAGCACTGGGTGCCGCGGTTCTACCTGCGCCATTTCGCGGATTCCTCCGGGCAGCTTCATGCCTACAGCAGACAGAAGGGCTCCTTCTTCCGCACGAATTGCGAGAACCTTTGCAGCATGCGCGATCTTTATGAGGTCGAGCATGCCGATGCGACAGGCGATGCGACAGACAGATTCTATGCGCAGAACCTCATCGAGGTTAAGCTATCTGAGCTCGAGAGCCGCATCGCGCCGCTTTACGATCGCTTTTTGGAACGCCAGAAAGAAGACCAGTGCGAAGACGAAGGGTATTCTGATGGGAAAGCCGCCGTTTGCGAGCTGGCAGCAAATATCATCGTCCGGCACCCTATCAGTATGCGCGTCGACAAGAAATGGTCACGCGAGACTGCCGAAGAGCTGCTCAGAAACGTTCATCTGACACCCTATGAGCTCGGCTTGCTCGATTGGTCGGATTGGCGCGGGGATTCCCAAGCGGTGGTCGAGCTTGCCGCCGCCGCAACCATGCTCTTCTCCAACGATGATATTGTGCCAGTTAACCGTATTCGAAAGGCTTTTTTTGAGAAGAGCTTCTCCATCCTTAGGGCACCCGTCGGCTCAGGGTTCGTTACGACGTCGATGCCTATGTTCATCATCGGGCCCGAGGACGACTCGTACGATTTTCATCTCGCGTATATGCCGTTGAGCAGTGAGTATGCTGCGGTCTTTTCAGATGACCCTCTATTTCCGCCGTTTGCGAGACTCGGTTTTTCGGGCGTCGAGTTCATGAACCGACTTCTTCTGCTTAACTGCGAGCATTGGGATGTCGCCATATCGAGGGGAAGCGGCCCGCTCGAGCACGCGGTACGCGATTGA
- a CDS encoding plasmid mobilization protein, translating to MPCENSARKRSKTMAFRCTPEEHKLICEMAAWSGMSRQDYIIAKLTDTQVEVRPSVSVQKALKDSMAELSKEVRLAASYGELSESLQQRIELVMRFFLALGEGVEAPVTEAPPQTSHLEEPTTSVMDAGSDTASIFEMGRM from the coding sequence ATGCCGTGCGAGAACAGCGCCCGCAAGCGCAGCAAGACGATGGCGTTTCGCTGCACGCCCGAGGAGCACAAGCTCATATGCGAGATGGCAGCCTGGAGCGGCATGAGCAGGCAGGACTACATCATCGCCAAGCTCACCGATACCCAGGTCGAGGTGAGGCCCTCTGTAAGCGTGCAGAAGGCGTTGAAGGACTCGATGGCGGAGTTGTCCAAGGAAGTACGGCTGGCGGCCTCCTACGGCGAGCTGAGCGAGTCCCTGCAGCAGAGGATCGAGCTCGTGATGAGGTTCTTCCTGGCGCTCGGCGAGGGGGTTGAGGCACCAGTGACGGAAGCGCCACCGCAAACCTCGCATTTGGAAGAGCCGACAACATCCGTCATGGATGCGGGCTCCGACACCGCAAGCATCTTCGAGATGGGGCGCATGTAA
- a CDS encoding site-specific integrase — translation MPVYKDGNNGTFYVQCYYRDARGSKRHKTKRGFSSEVEAAVWESQFKSLNGGAMDMTFSEFVEVYASEVKPRVREHTWITKEYIINDKLVPFFGDMRMCDVRPIDLIRWQNELTEHRDADGKPWAPTYLRTVNNQLNAIFNHAERYYGLTDNPVRRVDKIGSKKGGEMQFWTKDEYLRFSEAIMDKPLSFHAFELLYWTGIRCGELLALTPSDFMLDSSRLRINKSYQSLHGVDTVTDPKTPKSVRTIVMPAFLRDEMADFIEMRDDVAPDERLFAVTKHFLAHEMERGCKASGVKRIRIHDIRHSHVSLLIEMGFSALAIAERMGHEAVDITYRYAHLFPTKQDEMAAALDGARG, via the coding sequence ATGCCCGTGTACAAGGATGGCAACAACGGCACGTTCTACGTGCAGTGCTACTACCGCGACGCCCGCGGCTCGAAGCGCCACAAGACGAAGCGCGGCTTCTCCTCCGAGGTGGAGGCCGCAGTGTGGGAGAGCCAGTTCAAGAGCCTTAACGGCGGGGCCATGGACATGACGTTCTCCGAGTTCGTCGAGGTGTACGCCTCCGAGGTGAAGCCGCGCGTACGCGAGCACACGTGGATCACCAAGGAGTACATCATCAACGACAAGCTCGTGCCGTTCTTCGGAGACATGCGCATGTGCGACGTGAGGCCGATCGACCTCATCAGGTGGCAAAACGAGCTCACCGAGCACCGGGACGCCGACGGGAAGCCCTGGGCGCCGACGTACCTGCGCACGGTGAACAACCAACTGAACGCCATCTTCAACCACGCCGAGCGCTACTACGGCCTCACCGACAACCCGGTGCGCAGGGTCGACAAGATAGGCTCGAAGAAGGGCGGCGAGATGCAGTTCTGGACCAAGGACGAGTACCTGAGGTTCAGCGAGGCCATCATGGACAAGCCGCTGTCGTTCCACGCCTTCGAGCTGCTGTACTGGACGGGCATACGCTGCGGCGAGCTCCTGGCGCTCACGCCGTCCGACTTCATGCTGGATAGCTCGCGGCTGCGCATCAACAAGTCGTACCAGAGCCTCCACGGCGTGGACACCGTGACCGACCCCAAGACGCCCAAGTCCGTGCGCACGATCGTCATGCCCGCCTTCCTTCGCGACGAGATGGCGGACTTCATCGAGATGCGCGACGACGTCGCCCCCGACGAGCGCCTGTTCGCCGTGACCAAGCACTTCCTGGCCCACGAGATGGAGCGCGGGTGCAAGGCGTCTGGCGTGAAGCGCATCCGCATACACGACATACGCCACAGCCACGTGAGCCTGCTGATCGAGATGGGCTTCTCCGCGCTGGCCATCGCCGAGCGCATGGGCCACGAGGCGGTGGACATCACCTACCGCTACGCGCACCTGTTCCCCACGAAGCAGGACGAGATGGCCGCCGCGCTCGATGGAGCGAGGGGGTAA
- a CDS encoding DUF262 domain-containing protein yields MDAGKATISGVFNGSRLLEIPFYQRAYVWGEEQWERFLGDMEFVTASKRPYFLGSIILKQASSGNTWSEVSEVRTVIDGQQRLTTMVIFFKALCAKNGTNNLFERDFVLETGDVALRHGKYDRQDFEKVVSATGCEPLEGSSAIVLAYNYFLKNIDPEKVDRNTIKSNVQFVCIDLTEGEDEQQIFDTINSLGVRLTTAELLKNYFFNRENEQAFKECWEDVFEPTAEKREYWEQEVVTGRIKRTLVDLFFDAFLQILVQDKKRGVTTEDKLFYSRTSNLFQSYKDFIGRYCNGDKDEILDSMKAYAEVFESTFDPGYCDADIPSAPGVERLNVLIFGLKNSTLIPYVLYVRKNAESSGEESEVFALLESYIVRRTLVQATTKNYNRLFTSLILNEVKDAETLRKALEANEEATTYMPGDDEVRRAFEESCLYNLQSKGVLYLLESAIRPGMSSTALLGFNQYTLEHMMPKKWRNKWGALDDEAATRRDRKLLTLGNLAIITHSLNASIRDADWPTKKQGKGYKDGLALCAAGLATMAGALEKESWDEGDIADRAEWLADKALEVWR; encoded by the coding sequence ATGGATGCAGGAAAAGCAACGATAAGCGGCGTGTTCAACGGATCGCGCCTGCTCGAAATACCTTTTTACCAAAGGGCGTACGTCTGGGGAGAAGAGCAATGGGAGCGTTTCCTCGGCGACATGGAGTTCGTCACGGCCTCGAAGCGGCCCTATTTCCTGGGCTCCATCATCCTGAAGCAGGCCTCCTCCGGCAACACCTGGTCCGAGGTCTCCGAGGTTCGCACCGTCATCGACGGCCAGCAGCGACTCACGACCATGGTCATCTTCTTCAAGGCACTCTGTGCAAAAAACGGCACCAACAATTTGTTTGAGCGAGATTTCGTCCTGGAGACCGGCGATGTCGCCTTGCGGCACGGCAAGTACGACCGGCAGGATTTCGAAAAGGTCGTCAGCGCCACGGGCTGCGAACCCCTCGAGGGCTCCTCGGCCATCGTCCTTGCCTACAACTACTTCCTCAAGAATATCGACCCGGAGAAGGTCGACAGGAACACGATCAAGTCGAACGTCCAGTTCGTCTGCATCGATCTTACCGAGGGCGAGGACGAGCAGCAGATATTCGACACCATCAACTCGCTCGGGGTGCGCCTGACGACGGCGGAGCTCCTTAAGAACTACTTCTTCAACCGCGAGAACGAGCAGGCGTTCAAGGAGTGCTGGGAGGACGTCTTCGAACCCACGGCGGAGAAGAGGGAGTATTGGGAGCAGGAGGTCGTTACCGGGCGCATCAAGCGCACGCTCGTCGACCTGTTCTTCGACGCGTTCCTCCAGATCCTGGTTCAGGACAAGAAGCGCGGCGTCACGACCGAGGACAAGCTCTTCTATTCGCGCACGTCCAACCTCTTCCAGTCCTACAAGGACTTCATCGGCAGGTACTGCAACGGAGACAAGGACGAGATCCTCGACAGCATGAAGGCGTATGCCGAGGTGTTCGAGTCCACGTTCGACCCCGGCTACTGCGACGCGGACATCCCCTCCGCTCCCGGCGTCGAGCGCCTGAACGTGCTGATATTCGGCCTCAAGAACTCGACGCTCATCCCGTACGTGCTCTACGTTCGCAAGAACGCGGAGTCTTCGGGCGAGGAATCCGAGGTCTTCGCCCTGCTTGAGAGCTACATCGTCCGCCGAACGCTGGTTCAGGCGACCACGAAGAACTACAACAGGCTGTTCACCTCGCTGATCCTGAACGAGGTGAAGGACGCGGAGACGCTGAGGAAGGCTCTTGAAGCAAACGAAGAGGCGACGACGTACATGCCCGGCGATGACGAGGTTCGAAGGGCGTTCGAGGAATCGTGTCTGTACAACCTTCAGTCCAAGGGCGTTCTCTATCTGCTGGAAAGCGCCATTCGCCCAGGCATGAGCAGCACGGCCCTGCTCGGGTTCAACCAGTACACCCTCGAACACATGATGCCCAAGAAGTGGCGCAACAAATGGGGAGCCCTCGACGATGAGGCTGCCACGCGAAGGGACAGGAAGCTCCTCACGCTCGGCAACCTCGCCATCATCACGCATTCGCTCAACGCCTCCATCCGCGATGCCGATTGGCCCACCAAGAAGCAGGGAAAGGGATACAAGGACGGTCTTGCCCTCTGCGCCGCCGGCCTTGCGACCATGGCCGGCGCCCTGGAGAAGGAGTCTTGGGACGAGGGCGATATCGCCGATCGCGCCGAATGGCTTGCGGACAAGGCGTTGGAGGTCTGGCGTTAA
- a CDS encoding helix-turn-helix domain-containing protein, with protein MSVGKNIRRYRKSRGMTQAQLAEAVGLTEGAVRHYESGVRAVKPELLESISAALGVSVNALKDYGVETAGDLMSLLVRLEDSFGIVPSADGTGLSLNPKAPHAPKAATAIELWAEKRAQLENGEIDADEYEDWKASL; from the coding sequence ATGTCCGTAGGCAAAAACATAAGGCGGTACCGCAAGTCGCGCGGCATGACGCAGGCTCAACTCGCCGAGGCCGTCGGCCTGACCGAGGGGGCCGTGCGCCACTACGAGAGCGGCGTCCGCGCCGTCAAGCCCGAGCTGCTCGAGTCCATCTCCGCGGCGCTCGGCGTGTCCGTCAACGCCCTCAAGGACTATGGCGTCGAGACCGCGGGCGACCTCATGTCGCTGCTCGTGCGGCTCGAGGACTCGTTCGGCATCGTTCCCTCCGCCGACGGCACGGGCCTCTCCCTGAACCCCAAGGCTCCGCACGCGCCCAAAGCCGCGACGGCGATCGAGCTGTGGGCAGAGAAGCGCGCGCAGCTCGAGAACGGCGAGATCGACGCCGACGAATACGAGGACTGGAAAGCCTCGCTGTAG